In Trichoplusia ni isolate ovarian cell line Hi5 chromosome 13, tn1, whole genome shotgun sequence, the genomic window CACGTGAATTCTGCAACCATCTGCATTCTCGATAACTCGCACAACTCGCATGCAAAtaataaggataaaataaataaaacactcgaGTAAAAagcatacaattttaatgtcatCATTACGACATCATGCCAAAAACATAAAGCCATTACCGATATATAAAAACTACCTGACGAGCTGCTATACATTGACATTATTATGCTAACTTCAATAGaagattacataaataaaaaaatatacatctaTTATCCGACCTAACTATTGTCAaatcattcataaaaatacatatcgGATAGATCACAGATGGCGATGTTCAAGTGATGatgtaaaaaatgcattttggCACTAAAAAGAGATTCAGCGAATTCAATTCCTGGGCAGATAGCCGTTTACGCACGGTGCGAGGGATCAACTAGCGTCTCAATGGAATGACGGtactttaatttcattcaatagGAAACATTAAATATAGCCTTAGAGAATAGTAATATCACATGAAATTTCAAAGTACTCAAACGAATATGTAAAAttcgtaaacaaaaatacacactataattactgtataataataaataaaaacgagtaATTGTATAACTAAACTAGAAATGCAAAATAGTTGTCGTAACAGACATTTAACAAGTTAACATGCATTATACATCGATAATGAAGGCACCTCTTACTTCTCGCATCAAGTCTACGATGTGAGCTCTCCTTGAAAGCTCTGTACAAAAATCTActctaaaacatatttatctgTTCAAGGGATAAACCATGCATAGAAGAGTCAATGAGCGagaagttaataatattataattctagCGTACAAATACTACCGATTTAAAGGACAATAACCCGACGCGTCGCAGGAGTATTCGTTAACACGGTTCGCTTGGCGAATCGATTTTTTGGTACAATTTAAAAGAGATATGGGCTGATATGGTCGCGATAAAGACTAAAGCACGCAGAGCTCGTACGCACGAGCCGCTGGGGGCCCACGCCAGCAAGCTTGTCGTGGGCCCGCAGCGAGCTGCCGAGAGACGCTATTATATAACGCTAGGGGGCGGTCGGACAATCGTCTTGCATCAATCCTCCGCGTCGGACACTTCCTCCGTCCCAGAGTCTTCGTCAAAGTACGAATCCTCCTGAAACCAAATATACCGCTTTTGTTTGTGCAGCCACAACACCCACCAGACGTAGATACTGTATACTCTCTGCCCGTGGAAGATTTATGCAGACGCACTTATATTTAACTTACAGGTAGGGGAGCAGGGTTCAGAATACATACTGTACCTCCGTCTGATCTAGGAGGAGTGGGGGGAGGCAAAATTAACGTTTAGCACATCCGGCACTAAACTAGCCAAGCAAGCAATTAAAAAGGGTCTACCATGCATGTAGGTTCAAACTAACACCTCGTAGAAATGCTAGATGGCTGTCGAATTCACTGTTCCTGAACTTATGCAGACAAGCgagtatataataaaaaataagtatttatcgTCATTTTTGACGGTAGTTCAATCAGAAATAATACTGAATCAGGACACATATCTATTACATGTCCTAtctatattaaaacatttatttgagaTAATATTCCATTCGTCGAGCACACTTCTGACTGaactatatttcataaaaatcatgTCAGCATTCGTgattcatttcaatatctacTAAAGCTACCTAAGTTTAAGCTGAAATTAAGTAAGGTCCATTTTGAACGAAAGCATGTCACTGTCAACTTTTTGGACCTACTGTTACCTCAATCACCcgaaaaataaagcagtaagaATGGTGATTAAATACAACCTATTTATAATActgatttcaatattattttagcttgATACAGAATAAAACATTCTGTAAATGCCTAAACCATTACAAAATGGTGGCATGTAAATTCAAGCAGGCTTCATAGACGACTTTGTATATATCATCCTGaacctaaaacaataataactattCAACATATCGATAATGATTTCACACCACTATGAATTGTATTTCAAAAGCCCattctgcaaaaaaatatggttcATACACAattttgagaaagaacatagaacaCACGACCTTTGGATATCAGTGGTACCTCAGAAAAACGTTGACCATATGCGCTATGCTTTCGCAACAGACCTCACGCGTGTGTATGCAAGCGGTGTGTAAGTACTGACCTCCTCCTCATAATCGTCGTCATCGTCGTCGTCAAGCCCCTCGCCGGTGTACAGCAGCACGGCGCGGGACACGACGCGCTCGCGGATATAGTGACCGATCTCGAAGTCGGCTGTGAGCAGCGCCTGGTGACGAATGTTATTATTGACATacaattaaatgatgtaaaatatattgtttttttagattCGCATATTTTGCGTACAATCAGACATAACCTTAACCGCGAACGTGAAATAAAATTGGTATAAAAGCCTATTTTTCATAACGTTTGCTCAATACGTGAGAATACTACATGCAATgctttattctgtaaataataaatagactaGTCAGTCACCTGAAGACAATTTGTCGAAACAACAATGGATATTCTGCCATCAAAATGCGAGCACTAAAACGcatgcataatttatttcagcATGAATtacaaaacagtatttatttactacctGGTAACATAATTCAGACAATAGACTATCCTAGTATACAGAATAGTCATAAAAACATCAACGGCATCGTAACACGATTCGCAAATTTGTTTTACAGGCAGCTGGCGTAACATAAATACGTTTTTCGTAGTATATGTATGGAGGAATCTATTTTTAAGCGTTAAGCATGTATGTAAGTGTATGTAGTGTTGTTTATACCTGGATATCGGAGGCGAGCGTTGAGTTGGGGTCGTCGGGCATGTTGGGCGGCGAGAAGAAGTTGAAGAACGAGTCAGCCTGCACGGACTTGGTGACGGTGCGGACAGAGCCGCGGGACTTGTGCTTCTGCTTCTTTTTTATCGTCTTCACTGTTACATTCTTGCCTTTCTTCCAGTTGATGTCACAACCCTGAGTAAAAAGAATTACTTATTTTTCGTGTTCAGTTCAGTTTACTTTGTGATTAGGATATCCAAGTAGTGAAATGAGTAAATTGTGGATGTGTACTACAACATTATCGTACCTTGCATGAGTAGATCTCGGGTCCTTCAAACTCTAATGGGTTCTCCTCATCAGGCTTACATTTCATGGAGTACTCCTTAGTCAAAATAGTGTTTGTGAAGTAGTCGTTAGGCGCGAAGTGGAACTCCAACGTGAAGCCAATCGGATCCTCGTGCATTTGCACTGAAAGTAAAGCTCAGTTTGAgatataagttaaaataaagctACATGCAAGACTTTATTTTCAAGCCTCAGTTGGTGATGCATGTTAAACAAATCTATCATGATTTCTTCAGCGATTGGTGTTGAATGtcatcatataaatattttttacttgttataatttatacaagtCTTCTGACTATATTCATACCTTTAATATCCTGCAAGCACTTGAGAATAGGCTCGTCATGTTCCTGCATCATTTCACAGAGCATGGAAACATTCTTGAAGATTGTATACCAGAAGTCCGGAATGCCCTTAACATTGGGGTCCATTGGTGGCCTGAAATTTTACTAATGCTACAATGGCTGTCTGATAAGAGTTTGCAATGAAGATTTTAGGAAGATATCCTCAGTTGGTGATGCATGTTAAACAAATCTGATCATGATTTTTCAGTAAATGGTGTTGATtgtcatcattaaaataaattattttttttattttacccaaTCAATAGCCTGCTCTTAACAGTTTTACGTAAATTTTCTCTTACTAATTACTACAGTACTaccgtagtttttttttagtttgagaaAGCTCATATACTTTACTTATTTAGTAAAGTATTACACacgtttatttgtattttttatgtaacatgAACATGTTCTTGGCAGTTATCGACAGGGTACATCCAACTAGTCCCACTTTTACAAGATGCATAGTAGTATACTAACTCGGCTGGCTTCTCCTCAGCAGGTTTCTTCTCCTCCGTACCGTCGGTGATGGCGGCTCCCTGCACGGCGCGCGCCAGCTCCTCTTCCTCAGTCTCATCGCGCCACGGGTTCAGGCACTCTTCGTCATTGGGCTCATAGCCGCCGTTCACTATGTGAGCGCGCTGTATGTACAAGATTTCGTGTGATTCTTAGTTAATTCATAAATTCCTATGATTATGGATTGTGTAAGTCATTGTATTAAGCAAATACTCTACATTTTGCGTAAACAACTTAAACTTAACTTATTTGGAAAAAAGATTACTTAATTTGTAATagataatcattttttatagctatatctatactaatatataaagctgaagagtttgtttgtttgtttgtttgtttgtttgaacgcgctaatctcaggaactactggtccaaattgaaaaattctttttgtgttgaatagaccattcatcgaggaaggctttaggctataaaccatcacgctgcgactaataggagcgaagatacaatggaaaatgtgaaaaaaaaacagggcaggtataaatcataacttatatcttctacccacggggacgaagtcgcgggcaacagctagttattttatataactattcAAAAAGGCAATAAGCGAGCATCATCCGAATCTGTTTTCCGGAATTGCGGTATATCTTTTGAACAAAAAGGGCAAAAAACCTCACCTTCTCAAACAGTGGTTTGTATAGTTTTTCGTATTTGCATTCGAGAGCGTGCACTTCGCTGTAGAACTTAGCCTCGATGTCGACGAACTCCTTCTGCAGTGTTCGCAGCGCACGGATGCGTCGGCGCACGTTCGGCGGCAGGGACGCCATCGTCTCGACGTGGATGCGGTTTGTGAGCGCAGCCAGCATCTCGTTGCGGGTAATGCCGCTGTAGACAAAAGAAGCTAAAGTTAGATGGTATAGATACATTTCTATTagatgactagctgttgctccTGTCCTCGCCCGAATGGATGTCGGTTATAAAGgcaaattcatttaattactCCTTTTTATGCAGTCGGATTAAAGAGTCAGCTGCACCCATTCAAATTATCCAGCTATTAAGCGTGAAGACGTAACAAACCTACACAAAGTCACttccgcatttataatattagtttaatgcTTATACTTTGATGTGTgctataacatttaatttggtTTCAAAGTTTTATAAGACAATATTTTCGATTTAAACTTTCcagaatacaaaataatgttttaagtacatatttatgtCAACAATCTCAAAATAACCGAGTTATCTATACAAACAGGGCATATCTACCTAGTGCGGAGTTCCGTTTACGTACGTATCATTCTATTTTATACGTTTCATGACACAAAATTGCCAGACTTCTTTATCCCAAGAGCTTACGTGTAACAGATTTTATAGTGGTGCCCCAATTCCCCTGAAATAGCACATTGCGCAACAAAATAAACGTATCTTGTAAACTTGTGTATAACAGGTACTGATGTACCCCGGTTTGCCTATTTCAAGGGTAATTCGTATATACGAGAATAGCGACCTTCGTCTTGTTACTGGTATCTTCTTAATACTGTTTTATAGGCTGAtgattttatacttattaagaTCATGACAATATGTTTTGTCAACAATTTGACATCAAACGAACTATTTCAAAGCGTTACATTGAATTTAGCACTGCATAAGTAGTATACGTGATACTTCtaacgtaatttaaatttactactTCCAAGTATCACCGTATTAGTTACTTGAATGCTTTATTGCAATGAATCTGTACAAGTGCCACAATTAActggtatgaaaataaaaatacattctaatactaattaaatcaTAGACTATTTATTACACAGCGACCATATCAGTAGTGACCTAGCATTTATCAGTTTTAACTGATTTATCATAAATACACTTTCGTAACGTAGGTTAAACAAggataaaaagttaataaagtgTGTTTTATCCCAACAGCGGTAGGGTTTAgtaagtacattaaaaaaaatatatcttcagAATCTACATGCAAGTTTGTTTCCTTATTGGAATTTCGAAAGAAATGGaacgggttttttttttaataattttgacgCTTAAACCAAAGGTGCAACATATTATAGGCTTGCGAAATCTTAAAAATGAGATGAATGCCTTCAATGTCGGTACGAAAATCCACTGTTTTTTTGTTGCAGACATGATTG contains:
- the LOC113499831 gene encoding nucleosome assembly protein 1-like 1 isoform X2; translated protein: MGTVERAGDDHTSEVESGEEEEIVGGGELAHHLMKSGITRNEMLAALTNRIHVETMASLPPNVRRRIRALRTLQKEFVDIEAKFYSEVHALECKYEKLYKPLFEKRAHIVNGGYEPNDEECLNPWRDETEEEELARAVQGAAITDGTEEKKPAEEKPAEPPMDPNVKGIPDFWYTIFKNVSMLCEMMQEHDEPILKCLQDIKVQMHEDPIGFTLEFHFAPNDYFTNTILTKEYSMKCKPDEENPLEFEGPEIYSCKGCDINWKKGKNVTVKTIKKKQKHKSRGSVRTVTKSVQADSFFNFFSPPNMPDDPNSTLASDIQALLTADFEIGHYIRERVVSRAVLLYTGEGLDDDDDDDYEEEEDSYFDEDSGTEEVSDAED
- the LOC113499831 gene encoding nucleosome assembly protein 1-like 1 isoform X1, yielding MGTVERAGDDHTSEVESGEEEEIVGGGELAHHLMKSGITRNEMLAALTNRIHVETMASLPPNVRRRIRALRTLQKEFVDIEAKFYSEVHALECKYEKLYKPLFEKRAHIVNGGYEPNDEECLNPWRDETEEEELARAVQGAAITDGTEEKKPAEEKPAEPPMDPNVKGIPDFWYTIFKNVSMLCEMMQEHDEPILKCLQDIKVQMHEDPIGFTLEFHFAPNDYFTNTILTKEYSMKCKPDEENPLEFEGPEIYSCKGCDINWKKGKNVTVKTIKKKQKHKSRGSVRTVTKSVQADSFFNFFSPPNMPDDPNSTLASDIQALLTADFEIGHYIRERVVSRAVLLYTGEGLDDDDDDDYEEEEEEECSTEESEDEEPAPRRRIKKPVKGGPMDDPAECKQQ